From one Flavobacterium sp. N502536 genomic stretch:
- a CDS encoding LytR/AlgR family response regulator transcription factor — MKKIKAVIVEDSRLARNELKELIKNHREIEIIGEAENVDSGFKLIQETQPDLLFLDINMPEKDGFELLEMLDKVPITIFTTAFDEYAIKSFEYNALDYLLKPINPKRFAHSIEKVSQNLIEKEEKNNKKLTLNNQIFIRDGEKCWLVKIADIFLFEVEGNYTRIFFQDEKAILNKSLNNIEEKLPDDFFFRANRNQIINIEYILKIDPWFSGNLLVQLPKEVKVEISRRQTNNFKEKLSL, encoded by the coding sequence ATGAAAAAAATAAAAGCTGTCATTGTTGAAGATTCTCGACTGGCCAGAAATGAGCTTAAAGAATTAATTAAAAATCATCGTGAAATTGAAATTATAGGAGAAGCAGAAAATGTAGATTCGGGCTTTAAATTAATACAGGAAACCCAACCCGATTTGCTTTTTTTAGACATCAATATGCCGGAAAAAGATGGTTTCGAACTGTTAGAAATGCTTGACAAAGTTCCTATTACAATTTTTACAACCGCATTTGATGAATATGCGATTAAATCTTTTGAATACAACGCATTAGACTATTTACTAAAACCTATAAACCCAAAAAGATTTGCGCATTCCATCGAAAAAGTAAGTCAAAATCTAATTGAAAAAGAAGAAAAAAACAATAAGAAACTGACGCTAAACAACCAGATTTTTATTCGCGATGGCGAAAAATGCTGGCTCGTAAAAATTGCCGATATCTTTCTATTTGAAGTTGAAGGCAATTACACCCGAATCTTTTTTCAGGATGAAAAGGCCATACTTAATAAATCATTAAACAACATTGAAGAAAAACTTCCCGATGATTTTTTCTTCCGGGCCAATCGAAACCAAATTATTAATATAGAATATATACTTAAAATAGACCCTTGGTTTAGTGGTAATCTGCTTGTACAGCTCCCGAAAGAGGTGAAAGTAGAAATATCAAGAAGACAAACCAATAACTTCAAAGAAAAGTTAAGTCTGTAA
- a CDS encoding Fic family protein: protein MKSLLKNAREQKGLKTREVAQLLGIDQALISKFESGARKPTKDQIVKLAKLLEIDYETLMIAWLKEKILYEIGDDDFALKALEVAEQEIRYNKTVSKLKLSTTLEKILSEIDILKEKLDSYRQFDSYKISQALELEYTFESNRIEGNTMTLRETDMVINEGLTISGKSMREHLETINHQEAIGFIKDLMQKNNSLNERDLLSIHNLILRGIIPEDAGRYRKVQVMIKGSSHMPPQPFIVAKEMEDYFIWYEINKNKLHPVILAAEMHERLVTVHPFIDGNGRTARLVMNLILMQKGYLIANIKGDYENRMQYYQSLETAQTKKDKEDFLFFIAKIEKESLERYISIIGQ, encoded by the coding sequence ATGAAATCACTTCTTAAAAATGCAAGAGAACAAAAAGGTTTAAAGACCCGAGAAGTAGCACAACTGCTTGGTATCGATCAGGCTCTAATAAGCAAATTTGAAAGTGGGGCAAGAAAACCAACCAAAGATCAAATTGTGAAGTTAGCAAAACTCTTAGAGATCGACTACGAAACTCTAATGATTGCCTGGCTTAAAGAGAAAATTCTATATGAAATTGGTGATGATGATTTTGCATTAAAAGCTCTTGAAGTTGCCGAACAAGAGATTCGATACAACAAAACTGTTTCAAAATTAAAGCTATCTACCACTTTAGAAAAAATCTTAAGTGAAATTGATATTCTAAAAGAAAAGTTAGACAGTTACAGACAATTTGATAGCTATAAAATTAGTCAGGCCCTTGAGCTTGAGTATACTTTTGAAAGTAATAGAATTGAAGGAAATACAATGACTCTCCGAGAGACCGACATGGTCATCAACGAAGGCTTGACTATCTCCGGAAAAAGCATGCGAGAGCATCTTGAAACTATAAATCATCAGGAAGCAATTGGCTTTATCAAAGATTTGATGCAAAAAAATAACAGTCTAAATGAACGTGATCTTTTGTCTATTCATAATTTAATCCTGCGCGGTATCATTCCTGAAGATGCAGGCCGTTATCGAAAAGTACAGGTTATGATTAAAGGAAGCAGCCATATGCCGCCACAGCCGTTTATTGTTGCCAAGGAAATGGAAGACTATTTTATTTGGTACGAAATCAATAAAAATAAGTTACACCCTGTTATTCTTGCAGCCGAAATGCATGAAAGATTGGTCACCGTACATCCATTTATTGATGGAAACGGCAGAACAGCCAGATTAGTAATGAATTTAATTCTAATGCAAAAAGGATATCTGATCGCCAATATAAAAGGAGATTACGAGAATAGGATGCAATATTACCAATCCTTAGAAACTGCCCAGACCAAAAAAGACAAAGAAGATTTCTTATTCTTTATCGCCAAAATCGAAAAAGAAAGCCTGGAACGTTATATTAGTATTATCGGCCAATAA
- a CDS encoding porin family protein, whose amino-acid sequence MRKILTLVSIAFIGLTAKAQDTNQGLKGTWFATSQFGYQQTKTGDVKSTNLSVLPIVGTFVTPSVAVGAGFGIINIKADAKTGTVAKTDLLVIQPLARKYWNVAGSLYFFGQLAAPIITGKEKESDLKISQYGLSVSGGFDYFISKNFSVEFSYDLANFTSTTLDPKNGEKTTVTNFGLAHVANVDPFYNTALAGSRPNLTSPLSFGFKFFF is encoded by the coding sequence ATGAGAAAAATTTTAACACTAGTAAGTATTGCATTTATTGGTTTAACTGCAAAAGCTCAGGATACAAATCAGGGTTTAAAAGGTACTTGGTTTGCAACATCGCAATTTGGTTATCAACAAACCAAAACAGGAGATGTTAAGAGTACAAACCTATCGGTATTACCAATTGTAGGAACATTTGTAACGCCTTCTGTTGCAGTAGGTGCAGGATTTGGTATTATTAATATAAAGGCGGATGCAAAAACCGGAACCGTAGCAAAAACAGATCTGCTTGTTATTCAGCCATTGGCCAGAAAATATTGGAATGTAGCAGGTTCGCTATACTTTTTCGGACAATTAGCGGCCCCTATTATTACAGGAAAAGAGAAGGAAAGTGATTTGAAAATTAGCCAATATGGTTTGTCGGTTTCAGGAGGATTTGACTATTTTATTAGTAAAAACTTCTCAGTTGAGTTTTCTTATGATTTGGCAAACTTTACGTCTACAACATTAGATCCAAAAAATGGTGAGAAAACTACAGTAACCAACTTTGGATTGGCACATGTTGCAAATGTTGACCCTTTTTACAATACAGCTTTAGCGGGCAGCAGGCCAAATTTGACTTCACCACTTTCTTTCGGATTTAAATTTTTCTTTTAA
- the smpB gene encoding SsrA-binding protein SmpB encodes MLKTVNILNKRARFDYEIIDTYTAGIVLSGTEIKSIRLGKANITESFCEFNNLELFAINTYIEEYSFGNQFNHKSRSERKLLLNKKELKTLHKNVQAKGLTIVPLKLFTNEKGLAKLQIGLCKGKKNYDKRESLKEQDTKRDLDRIKKAYN; translated from the coding sequence ATGTTAAAAACAGTCAATATACTTAATAAAAGAGCCCGGTTTGATTATGAGATCATCGATACTTATACTGCCGGAATTGTTTTGTCGGGAACTGAGATTAAATCTATACGACTAGGTAAAGCAAATATTACCGAAAGCTTTTGTGAATTTAACAATCTGGAACTCTTTGCCATTAATACCTATATCGAGGAGTATTCTTTTGGGAATCAATTCAATCATAAATCCAGAAGTGAAAGAAAATTACTTTTGAACAAAAAGGAGCTTAAAACGTTGCACAAAAATGTTCAGGCCAAAGGACTTACTATTGTCCCGTTGAAATTATTTACCAACGAAAAAGGGCTTGCAAAACTGCAAATAGGTCTTTGTAAAGGAAAGAAAAACTACGACAAACGCGAATCCTTAAAAGAACAGGATACCAAACGCGATTTAGATCGAATTAAAAAAGCATACAACTAA
- a CDS encoding 3-hydroxyacyl-CoA dehydrogenase family protein, with translation MKTIAVIGAGTMGNGIAHTFAQSGFVVKLIDVSEKSLDKGMATIAANLDRMLSKGTITQEEVTKTITNIITYTDIKDGVVGVDLVVEAATENVELKLNIFKQLNEACSHNTILATNTSSISITQIGAVVAHPERVIGMHFMNPVPIMKLVEIIRGYNTSDEVTKTIMDLSVKLGKVPVEVNDYPGFVANRILMPMLNEAIETLYNKVAGVYEIDTVMKLGMGHPMGPLQLADFIGLDVCLAILNVMYDGFKNPKYAPCPLLVNMVRAGKLGVKSGEGFYDYSESKKAEKISKQFILS, from the coding sequence ATGAAGACTATAGCTGTAATTGGTGCAGGAACAATGGGTAACGGAATTGCTCATACATTTGCACAAAGTGGTTTTGTTGTAAAACTAATTGACGTTTCAGAAAAATCATTAGACAAAGGAATGGCAACTATTGCTGCCAATCTGGACCGAATGCTTTCTAAAGGAACTATTACTCAGGAAGAAGTTACCAAAACAATCACAAATATTATCACATATACCGATATTAAAGATGGTGTTGTTGGGGTAGATTTAGTAGTTGAAGCTGCTACTGAAAATGTAGAGCTAAAACTTAATATTTTCAAGCAACTAAACGAGGCTTGCTCTCACAATACGATTCTGGCAACCAATACTTCTTCCATTTCTATTACCCAAATTGGAGCTGTTGTAGCACATCCTGAAAGAGTTATTGGGATGCACTTTATGAATCCGGTGCCTATCATGAAATTGGTCGAAATCATTCGTGGATACAATACCAGCGATGAAGTAACCAAAACTATCATGGATTTATCAGTAAAACTAGGTAAAGTTCCTGTTGAAGTAAACGACTATCCTGGTTTTGTGGCAAACCGAATTTTAATGCCTATGCTTAACGAAGCGATCGAAACCTTGTACAACAAAGTTGCGGGAGTTTACGAAATTGATACGGTAATGAAGTTAGGAATGGGACACCCTATGGGACCTCTTCAATTGGCTGATTTTATTGGTCTTGATGTTTGTCTTGCCATTTTAAATGTAATGTACGACGGCTTCAAAAACCCAAAATATGCACCTTGCCCTTTATTAGTCAATATGGTGAGAGCAGGAAAATTAGGCGTGAAATCTGGTGAAGGTTTTTACGACTACAGCGAAAGTAAAAAAGCAGAGAAAATCTCTAAGCAATTTATTCTTTCCTAA
- a CDS encoding GNAT family N-acetyltransferase, whose amino-acid sequence MLEFNFTPFPVIETERLLLRRITNDDVNEVFELRSNPETMKFIPRPLVKNSEDALEHIAMIENKIVANEGINWGITLKGNPKLLGIIGYYRMQPEHHRAEIGYILLPEFHGKGIVPESVNRLITYGFDELKLHSIEAVIDPENYASEKVLQKCGFVKEGHFKECEFYDGKFIDSVIYSLLNNKKA is encoded by the coding sequence ATGCTGGAATTTAATTTTACTCCATTCCCTGTAATTGAAACAGAACGTTTGCTTTTACGAAGAATAACAAATGACGATGTAAATGAAGTTTTCGAATTGCGTTCGAATCCTGAAACGATGAAGTTCATCCCGCGTCCTTTAGTCAAAAATTCTGAAGATGCTTTAGAGCATATTGCGATGATTGAAAACAAAATTGTGGCAAATGAAGGAATCAATTGGGGAATTACCTTAAAAGGCAATCCTAAACTGCTAGGCATCATTGGATATTACAGAATGCAGCCCGAACATCACCGTGCCGAAATTGGCTATATCTTACTGCCAGAATTCCACGGAAAAGGAATTGTCCCAGAATCGGTAAACCGACTAATCACTTATGGTTTTGACGAATTAAAATTGCATTCGATCGAAGCAGTTATTGATCCTGAAAATTATGCTTCTGAAAAAGTATTACAGAAGTGCGGCTTTGTAAAAGAAGGACACTTTAAAGAATGTGAATTTTATGATGGCAAGTTTATCGATAGCGTAATCTACTCATTATTAAACAATAAGAAAGCCTAG
- a CDS encoding Gfo/Idh/MocA family protein encodes MLKVGVLGAGHLGKIHLRLLQQSDQYELVGFYDENQENAERISKEFGYKNFNTIAKLIHAVDVIDIVTPTLSHYKCAKVAIKSGKHIFIEKPIANTVEEAEEIIALAAEHNVKGQVGHVERFNPAFIATKNMIENPMFIETHRLAEFNPRGTDVPVVLDLMIHDIDAILSVVNSKVKNINASGVSVISETPDIANARIEFENGCVANLTASRISMKNMRKTRFFQKDAYISVDFLEKKCEVVRMKDAPEIPGDFDMILQNAEGVKKQIYFTNPDVEQNNAILDELESFANAINTDTTPVVTLEQATDALRVAYQIIDCFDK; translated from the coding sequence ATGTTAAAAGTAGGAGTTTTAGGTGCTGGTCATCTTGGTAAAATACATTTACGCTTATTACAACAATCTGACCAATACGAATTAGTTGGATTTTACGACGAAAATCAGGAAAATGCCGAAAGAATCTCAAAAGAGTTTGGCTACAAAAACTTCAACACAATTGCAAAATTAATCCACGCCGTGGATGTTATCGATATTGTAACCCCAACTCTTTCACACTATAAATGTGCTAAGGTAGCCATCAAATCCGGAAAACATATCTTTATAGAAAAACCAATTGCGAATACTGTTGAAGAAGCCGAAGAAATTATTGCTTTGGCCGCAGAACACAACGTAAAAGGTCAGGTAGGTCATGTTGAGCGCTTTAACCCTGCGTTTATTGCTACAAAAAACATGATCGAAAATCCAATGTTTATAGAAACACATCGTTTGGCTGAATTTAATCCGCGTGGTACAGATGTTCCTGTAGTTCTCGATTTAATGATTCACGATATTGATGCCATTCTAAGCGTTGTCAATTCAAAAGTAAAAAATATCAATGCAAGTGGTGTTTCTGTAATTAGTGAAACTCCGGACATTGCCAATGCCAGAATTGAATTCGAAAATGGATGTGTAGCCAATTTAACGGCCAGCAGAATTTCGATGAAAAACATGCGTAAAACGAGATTTTTTCAAAAAGACGCCTACATTTCTGTAGATTTTCTGGAGAAAAAATGCGAAGTCGTTCGTATGAAAGACGCTCCGGAAATTCCGGGTGACTTTGATATGATTTTACAAAATGCAGAAGGTGTAAAAAAACAAATCTATTTTACAAATCCTGATGTCGAGCAAAATAATGCAATCCTGGATGAGCTGGAATCATTTGCCAATGCTATAAACACAGATACAACACCAGTTGTAACCCTGGAACAGGCAACAGATGCTTTGAGAGTAGCCTATCAGATTATTGATTGTTTCGATAAATAA
- a CDS encoding protein-L-isoaspartate(D-aspartate) O-methyltransferase, whose product MKDTAKHQGLRNQLVSTLEQKGITDKAVLDAIKKIPRHLFLNSSFEDYAYQDKAFPIGAGQTISQPYTVAFQSQLLEVKKDHKILEIGTGSGYQTAVLFMLGAKVYSVERQSELFRTTSNLFPKLNIRPKHLSFGDGYKGLPSYAPFDSIIVTAGAPFIPQPLMAQLKIGGRLVIPLGEDVQIMTLLIRKNETQFEKHEFGEFRFVPLLEDKN is encoded by the coding sequence TTGAAAGATACTGCCAAACATCAAGGACTTCGTAATCAATTAGTAAGCACTTTAGAACAAAAAGGAATTACTGATAAAGCGGTTTTGGATGCGATAAAAAAAATCCCGAGACACCTTTTTTTAAATTCAAGTTTTGAAGATTATGCGTATCAGGATAAGGCATTTCCTATAGGAGCGGGGCAAACGATTTCTCAGCCTTACACAGTTGCATTTCAATCACAATTATTAGAGGTTAAAAAAGATCATAAGATTTTAGAAATTGGTACAGGATCAGGTTACCAAACTGCGGTTTTGTTTATGTTAGGAGCAAAAGTGTATAGTGTGGAAAGGCAAAGTGAATTGTTTAGAACCACTTCTAATTTGTTTCCAAAATTAAACATTCGCCCAAAACACCTGTCTTTTGGAGACGGTTATAAAGGGTTACCAAGTTATGCACCCTTTGATAGTATTATTGTTACGGCAGGAGCTCCGTTTATTCCGCAGCCTTTAATGGCGCAGCTTAAAATAGGAGGAAGGCTGGTTATTCCTTTAGGAGAAGATGTTCAGATTATGACGCTGTTGATTCGAAAGAACGAAACACAATTCGAAAAACATGAGTTTGGAGAATTTCGATTTGTTCCTTTGTTAGAAGATAAAAACTAA
- a CDS encoding sensor histidine kinase — protein MFQKKNQVFILVQIIIWTIYSGILFIPQIIIPELNLLGYKNWQLLLDYFFSVCLLTFLSIVLKYFYDRHIKLDDFKLWEIIKMLFLIFASALFYYGALTAYNYLMITYLYENPEVFDHPSQSAKKQVLFIFVMGFLFFLWIVVYTIYKTTSQIKNNKMDRMEIENNLKDSQLNALKGQINPHFMFNSLNNIRGLILENPEKSREMITRLSEMLRYSLTKNEITTIALEEEIEMVENFIEISKIQMEERLNFTSQIDPNTLQLQIPPMIIQMLIENAVKHGIAKLKDGGQIALETNLENNNLTILVSNTGVLTIEKDSTQLGIKNIEKRLHLIYGEKANFKLEEIKNKVVAKIIIPIL, from the coding sequence ATGTTTCAAAAAAAGAATCAAGTTTTCATTTTAGTTCAGATCATTATATGGACTATCTATTCAGGAATACTTTTTATTCCCCAAATTATCATTCCTGAATTAAATTTATTGGGATATAAAAATTGGCAGCTTCTGTTAGACTACTTTTTTAGTGTTTGCCTGCTTACTTTCCTTTCGATAGTTTTAAAATATTTTTATGACCGCCATATAAAGCTGGACGATTTTAAGCTTTGGGAAATTATTAAAATGCTTTTTTTAATTTTCGCATCTGCCCTTTTTTATTATGGAGCGTTAACGGCATACAATTATCTAATGATCACCTATCTTTATGAAAACCCTGAAGTTTTTGATCATCCTTCTCAATCTGCAAAAAAACAGGTTTTATTTATTTTTGTGATGGGATTTCTTTTCTTTCTTTGGATAGTTGTGTACACCATTTACAAAACAACCTCGCAAATCAAGAACAATAAAATGGATCGAATGGAAATTGAAAACAACTTAAAAGATTCTCAACTGAATGCTTTAAAGGGGCAAATCAATCCGCATTTTATGTTTAACAGCTTAAATAATATTCGTGGATTAATTCTGGAAAATCCTGAAAAATCGAGAGAAATGATCACCCGATTGTCCGAAATGCTTCGATATTCCCTGACCAAAAACGAGATTACAACAATTGCTTTGGAAGAAGAAATTGAAATGGTAGAAAACTTCATTGAAATTTCAAAAATTCAAATGGAAGAACGTTTGAATTTTACTTCTCAAATAGACCCAAATACTTTACAGCTGCAAATTCCCCCTATGATCATCCAAATGCTGATCGAAAATGCGGTTAAACATGGAATTGCAAAATTAAAAGACGGAGGTCAAATTGCATTAGAAACCAATCTGGAAAACAACAATTTAACCATTCTGGTTTCGAATACGGGAGTACTTACCATTGAAAAAGATTCTACACAACTGGGTATCAAAAATATTGAGAAAAGACTTCATTTAATCTATGGCGAAAAAGCCAATTTTAAATTGGAGGAAATAAAAAATAAAGTAGTTGCAAAAATAATTATTCCAATACTTTAG
- a CDS encoding DUF3575 domain-containing protein, translating to MKKIFIALVLFFSVQSQSQTFIKFNAATALLAVPNVGIETSIGKNLTFSVDVMASFWESFNGKSPMKLYTLTPELRYHFKENYKGFYVGGHAGPDIYKIQKWNYWDTNMYEHGFGYRLGVTVGYNIKLNDKFLLDIFAGGGWHQGFYHGYYNDGTPGRYEKAKNWNKSGEWLPYRGGVMISYKL from the coding sequence ATGAAAAAAATTTTTATTGCCCTCGTTCTTTTCTTTTCCGTTCAGTCTCAAAGTCAGACTTTTATTAAGTTTAATGCTGCAACCGCTTTATTAGCAGTGCCAAATGTTGGAATTGAAACCAGTATTGGAAAAAATTTAACTTTTAGTGTTGATGTAATGGCGTCATTTTGGGAGTCTTTCAATGGAAAGAGTCCGATGAAATTATATACACTAACTCCTGAACTTCGTTACCATTTTAAAGAAAATTACAAAGGTTTTTACGTAGGTGGCCATGCAGGACCGGATATTTACAAAATTCAAAAATGGAATTATTGGGACACTAACATGTACGAACACGGTTTTGGCTATCGTTTAGGGGTTACGGTTGGATACAATATTAAATTAAACGATAAATTTTTATTGGATATTTTTGCAGGAGGTGGCTGGCACCAAGGTTTTTACCACGGTTATTACAATGACGGAACTCCCGGAAGATACGAGAAAGCAAAAAACTGGAACAAAAGCGGTGAATGGCTTCCATACCGTGGAGGTGTTATGATTTCTTATAAATTATAG
- a CDS encoding prolyl oligopeptidase family serine peptidase: MKTNTLKKIAFLSLGVISTGNLFAQNKPEKAPSVPVKDTYFGIIVEDKYRNLEDLKNEQTLSWLKAQADYTNNILNSIPGKQTLINELTSINDRVTEAISGTQIMEDGTYFYQKTTPKDQVAKLYKRAGLKGKETLIFDPQTLKGEAKDIFTISSFSPNKSGKLIAVNISKNGGEMSEMFLINTADNKILADKIDKLRFGNANWLDDDKSFLYSQSPTADIHDAKAQLNIITKLHVIGNDITKDKVIFSKAMYPELKIAEEEIPIMGYDVDSKMLFLMPYSVNPNLKMFIAKGSELNSGKINWKLLTDRKDEIKNFAFSDKDIYFFTSLNAPKFKVTKTSIANPNLATATLVIPEDKEANLNPITITKDGIFYTKTKNGIESTLFFTDFEGKKHNEIKTPKKSATIVLSSRGSKFSDLWVRTTGWTTKGERYKYDVKRNSFIREELSTITEYPEFENFEIEELMVKSYDGVEVPLSIIYKKGIKKDSNNPVLFYGYGAYGMSMSPGFNPSLLLWVERGGILAVAHVRGGGELGEKWHLEGQKIKKQNTWKDVIACTEYMIKEGYTNPTKTAIYSRSAGGILVGRAITERPDLYAVAIPGVGSMNTVRGENAPNGPANTPEFGTMKIEDEAKALIEMDSYLQLKEGVKYPATLTTAGFNDPRIIVWSPAKFAARLLEVNASKKPTLLKVDYEAGHFGGASKAKSYEEVADVLSFALWQVGHPDFQPKN, translated from the coding sequence ATGAAAACCAATACACTTAAAAAGATCGCTTTTCTATCTCTGGGAGTTATTTCGACAGGAAATTTATTTGCACAAAACAAACCCGAAAAAGCACCCTCTGTTCCCGTTAAAGATACTTATTTTGGAATTATAGTGGAGGACAAATACAGAAACCTTGAGGATTTAAAAAATGAACAGACACTAAGCTGGTTAAAGGCTCAGGCTGATTACACAAACAATATTTTAAACTCAATTCCGGGGAAACAAACTCTTATTAATGAGCTGACTTCTATAAACGACAGAGTTACTGAAGCGATCAGCGGAACTCAAATCATGGAAGATGGCACTTATTTTTATCAAAAAACAACTCCAAAAGATCAGGTTGCAAAACTGTATAAAAGAGCTGGTTTAAAAGGAAAAGAGACATTAATCTTTGACCCACAAACGCTAAAAGGTGAAGCAAAAGACATCTTTACTATTAGTTCTTTCTCTCCCAATAAGAGTGGAAAACTAATTGCTGTAAATATTTCGAAAAATGGTGGTGAAATGAGCGAAATGTTTTTAATAAATACAGCCGACAATAAAATTTTAGCGGATAAAATCGACAAGCTAAGATTTGGAAATGCCAACTGGTTAGACGATGACAAATCTTTTTTGTACTCACAATCACCAACAGCCGATATTCATGATGCAAAAGCGCAATTGAATATTATAACAAAATTGCACGTTATAGGAAATGATATTACAAAGGATAAAGTAATTTTTTCGAAGGCAATGTATCCTGAATTAAAAATTGCTGAGGAAGAAATCCCTATTATGGGTTATGACGTAGACAGTAAGATGCTTTTTCTGATGCCTTATTCTGTAAATCCGAACTTAAAAATGTTTATTGCCAAAGGTTCTGAGTTGAATAGTGGCAAAATTAACTGGAAATTATTGACAGACAGAAAAGATGAAATTAAAAATTTTGCTTTCAGTGATAAAGACATTTATTTTTTCACAAGTCTGAATGCTCCAAAATTTAAAGTAACAAAAACCAGTATTGCCAACCCAAATTTAGCAACTGCAACACTTGTAATCCCTGAAGACAAAGAAGCTAATTTGAACCCTATTACGATTACCAAAGATGGGATTTTTTACACCAAAACAAAAAACGGAATCGAAAGCACCCTATTCTTCACTGATTTTGAAGGAAAAAAACACAACGAAATCAAAACACCTAAAAAATCTGCTACTATTGTTTTAAGTTCAAGAGGAAGTAAGTTTTCAGACTTATGGGTTAGAACAACAGGCTGGACAACCAAAGGAGAACGTTATAAATACGATGTAAAAAGAAACAGCTTTATCAGAGAAGAGCTCTCTACTATTACTGAATATCCAGAATTTGAAAATTTTGAAATTGAAGAATTAATGGTAAAATCGTATGATGGTGTCGAAGTTCCACTATCCATTATTTATAAAAAAGGAATTAAAAAAGATTCAAACAATCCTGTTTTATTCTATGGTTACGGTGCCTACGGAATGTCTATGTCTCCTGGTTTTAACCCTAGTTTACTTTTATGGGTAGAAAGAGGCGGAATACTTGCTGTTGCTCACGTAAGAGGTGGTGGAGAATTAGGTGAAAAATGGCATTTGGAAGGTCAAAAAATTAAAAAACAAAATACCTGGAAAGATGTAATTGCCTGCACCGAATATATGATTAAGGAAGGATATACAAATCCGACAAAAACTGCCATCTACAGCAGAAGCGCGGGTGGAATTCTGGTAGGAAGAGCGATTACTGAAAGACCTGATTTATATGCCGTAGCTATTCCGGGAGTAGGAAGCATGAATACCGTTAGAGGCGAAAATGCACCAAACGGACCTGCAAATACACCTGAATTTGGAACCATGAAAATCGAAGATGAAGCCAAAGCTCTTATAGAAATGGACTCTTACTTACAACTAAAAGAAGGTGTTAAATATCCTGCAACCTTAACAACAGCAGGATTCAATGACCCTAGAATCATTGTTTGGTCTCCTGCTAAATTTGCAGCTCGATTGCTTGAGGTAAATGCGTCTAAAAAACCAACTTTGTTAAAAGTAGATTATGAAGCTGGTCATTTTGGAGGAGCTTCAAAAGCAAAATCGTATGAAGAAGTTGCTGATGTTTTAAGCTTTGCACTATGGCAAGTGGGTCACCCGGACTTTCAACCAAAAAATTAG
- a CDS encoding VF530 family protein produces MQNQSKDPLHGITLQKIVEALVEYYGFDTLAELIPVKCFISNPSIKSSLTFLRKTDWARKKVEDLYVKSLPKLAK; encoded by the coding sequence ATGCAAAATCAATCGAAAGATCCTTTACATGGTATAACACTTCAGAAAATAGTAGAAGCATTAGTAGAATACTATGGTTTTGATACTTTGGCAGAATTAATTCCGGTAAAGTGTTTTATTTCAAATCCAAGTATAAAATCAAGCTTGACTTTTTTAAGAAAGACCGATTGGGCCCGTAAAAAAGTGGAAGATTTGTATGTAAAATCACTGCCTAAATTGGCGAAGTAA